Proteins encoded within one genomic window of Amycolatopsis sp. 2-15:
- a CDS encoding class I SAM-dependent methyltransferase — protein MNPLAEDGLPRARVPGAFDTEAAFYDRLVGANPGYHDHLRLSARRLGLTGDGAGLRVLDAGCGTGASTAALLHVLPEAEIIAFDGSAAMLAQARRKEWPPNVRFVHSTIENLGRSGITGPFDAVLAAYLIRNLAEPDIQLGTLRALLRPGAPIAVHEYSVADSRRARIVWNCVCATIIIPLGKVITGDATLYRHLRRSVLRFEGISALTARVAAAGFTALRCATVPGWQRGIVHTVVGIRPGEIP, from the coding sequence GTGAACCCGCTCGCCGAAGACGGCCTGCCCCGTGCGCGGGTGCCGGGGGCGTTCGACACCGAGGCCGCGTTCTACGACCGGCTCGTCGGCGCCAATCCCGGCTACCACGACCACCTCCGACTATCCGCCCGGCGCCTCGGCCTGACCGGTGACGGCGCGGGCTTGCGGGTGCTCGACGCCGGGTGCGGCACCGGCGCATCCACCGCGGCCCTGCTCCACGTGCTGCCGGAAGCCGAGATCATTGCGTTCGACGGGTCGGCGGCGATGCTGGCACAGGCGCGGCGCAAAGAGTGGCCGCCGAACGTGCGATTCGTGCACAGCACGATTGAAAACCTCGGACGCTCGGGAATCACCGGGCCGTTCGACGCGGTCCTCGCGGCCTACCTGATCCGCAATCTCGCCGAGCCGGACATCCAGCTCGGCACCTTGCGCGCGCTGCTGCGTCCCGGCGCGCCGATCGCCGTACACGAATACTCCGTCGCCGACTCCCGACGGGCCAGGATCGTCTGGAACTGCGTGTGCGCCACGATCATCATTCCGCTGGGGAAGGTCATCACCGGCGACGCGACGCTCTACCGGCACCTCCGGCGGAGCGTCCTCCGGTTCGAGGGCATCAGCGCACTGACCGCCCGCGTCGCCGCCGCCGGCTTCACCGCGCTCCGCTGCGCGACCGTGCCGGGCTGGCAGCGCGGGATCGTGCACACCGTCGTCGGCATCCGGCCCGGGGAGATCCCGTGA
- a CDS encoding FAD-dependent oxidoreductase translates to MSAPLGRDCRLAVYPAPGGLDSAGRLDRRPRVAIVGAGIAGLAAATGLAERGAEVTMYEREEHLGGRVGGWPAWLPDGTGVTMSRGFHAFFRQYYNLRALLSRTDPGFERLTPLEDYPLLDAGGRTDTFHGLPTTPLLNALAFALRSPTFRLRDLLALDGRAALPLATVDVPGIYQRLDHVGAAAFLERIKFPEAARHLAFAVFSRSFFADPRELSAAELAVMFHLYFLGSSEGLLFDVPADPFPQSLWTPLAEYLTARDVAIHLRTNVENVDKSRGFFRVTAGAEEEFDAVVLACEVGGLQSLVEASPRLGTDAWRRKITGLRAAPGFLVRRLWLDRAVAAGRPPFLGTGGIPPVDNISVLDRYESEARSWARKTGGSVVELHAYAATTTDVDALSKQMDEQLRGIYPEIATSRAVGEITLWREDCPLFGIGSFVNRPTVTTTTPGLVLAGDGIRIDLPVALMERAAATGWAAANTLLTSWGIAGHPLHSVPNRGRLALLNHLVPWLEQGRP, encoded by the coding sequence GTGAGCGCACCCCTCGGCCGTGATTGCCGGCTTGCGGTCTACCCGGCCCCGGGTGGGCTCGACTCCGCCGGCCGGCTCGACCGGCGGCCCCGCGTCGCCATCGTGGGTGCCGGCATCGCGGGCCTCGCCGCGGCGACCGGACTGGCCGAACGCGGGGCCGAGGTGACAATGTATGAGCGCGAAGAGCACCTCGGCGGCCGCGTCGGTGGCTGGCCGGCCTGGCTGCCCGACGGCACCGGCGTCACGATGAGCCGGGGTTTTCACGCCTTTTTCCGGCAGTACTACAATCTGCGAGCGCTGCTCAGCCGCACGGACCCCGGGTTCGAACGGCTCACCCCGCTCGAGGATTACCCGTTGCTCGACGCCGGAGGACGAACCGACACCTTCCACGGTCTGCCCACCACCCCCCTGCTGAACGCACTCGCGTTCGCCTTGCGCAGCCCCACTTTCCGGCTCCGGGATCTGCTCGCCCTCGACGGACGCGCCGCGTTGCCGTTGGCGACCGTCGACGTGCCTGGCATTTACCAGCGGCTCGACCACGTCGGCGCCGCGGCCTTCCTCGAGCGCATCAAATTCCCCGAAGCGGCCCGGCACCTGGCGTTCGCAGTGTTCTCGCGAAGCTTCTTCGCCGATCCGCGCGAATTGTCCGCGGCGGAACTTGCCGTGATGTTCCACCTGTACTTCCTGGGGTCGAGCGAAGGCCTGCTCTTCGACGTGCCGGCCGACCCGTTTCCCCAGTCGCTGTGGACGCCCTTGGCCGAATACCTGACCGCCCGAGACGTGGCGATCCATCTCCGAACGAACGTCGAAAACGTCGACAAGTCCCGCGGCTTTTTCCGCGTCACCGCAGGGGCAGAAGAGGAATTCGACGCCGTCGTGCTGGCGTGCGAGGTGGGCGGCCTGCAGTCGCTGGTCGAGGCGTCGCCGCGCCTCGGCACCGACGCCTGGCGGAGGAAGATCACCGGGCTCCGCGCCGCGCCTGGTTTTCTCGTCCGCCGGCTGTGGCTCGACCGCGCGGTGGCTGCGGGACGGCCACCGTTCCTGGGCACGGGCGGCATTCCGCCGGTGGACAACATCAGCGTCCTCGACCGCTACGAGAGCGAAGCCCGCTCCTGGGCGCGGAAAACCGGCGGTTCCGTCGTGGAACTGCACGCCTACGCCGCCACCACGACCGACGTCGACGCCCTGTCGAAGCAGATGGACGAACAGCTCCGCGGGATCTACCCGGAAATCGCCACCTCCCGTGCGGTCGGCGAGATCACGCTCTGGCGGGAGGACTGTCCGCTGTTCGGGATCGGCAGCTTCGTGAACCGTCCGACCGTCACCACGACCACCCCGGGACTGGTGCTGGCGGGCGACGGCATCCGAATCGATCTGCCGGTCGCGTTGATGGAACGGGCCGCGGCCACCGGCTGGGCTGCCGCGAACACACTGCTGACGAGCTGGGGCATCGCGGGACACCCGCTCCACTCCGTCCCCAACCGCGGGCGGCTCGCCCTGCTCAACCACCTCGTCCCCTGGCTCGAACAGGGCCGACCATGA